In the genome of Anaerolineaceae bacterium oral taxon 439, the window GGCGAATTAACCGGACCGGCATAAATCATGCGAATGACTTCCGGACGAAGCTCTTCGCAGAGCTGATAAATCGTCTGCCCCAGCCTGCGCGCTTCTTCGAGGGAAAGATATTTCTTAGCGCCGAGAAAACCGCCTTTTGTAAGGCCGAGATGAACACATATCACGTCGGCTCCGGCATTCAGCATCTGCCTTGCTTCATCCTCCTCCGTTACAAACGCGATTGTAAACAGGTCCAGCAAATGCGCCAGCTGGATTGCCTCCGCCTCCCGGGAAAAAGTGTTGTCTTCTTCTTCCAGCGCTTCCCGGAATCGACCGTCGATCAACGCCATCGTCGGAAAGTTGACAATACCGGAAAATCCCCGATCTTTAATTTGTTTGAGATACCCGTAAAGATGTATTTCGGGATCGTTGGCAAACAGACCGAAAAGAATCGGGACCTCCCGGATCGCCGGGATGAGTTCTCTCGTTCCCATTTCCATAACAATATCGTTATTGTTGCCGTAGCAAAAATAACTCAGATAAGAACTTCGTCCCATCATGCGATACTTTCCCGCGCTTAACGCTAACAGGAAGTCCGCACCGCCCATAGCCGTGTATTTTGCTGTCATACCGGATCCGACAGCCGCTCCGATAATAAGTCCGTTGATGCTGATGAGTGCCTTGAGCCGTTTTAAAATTTCGGTTCGTTCCATTACCAACCTTCAGCTAACTTTGTCGAATCGTCATCAGCAGCATATCCGGTTTGCCTTTTTTGCTGATCCTTCAGGAATCTCTACAGCAATTTTTACGCCGCATTGCCGAAAGCAATATGGTAAATAAGGAACAGGAAACAGCGTTCGTTGTGAAATTTAAATTTCCTCGATCCCCTTCAGCAGCTTCGGCAGCAGATCGGAAATCGCCACGCGCTCCTGCGTCATCGTATCGCGTTCGCGAACCGTTACCGTATCGTCCTCGAGCGTCTGGTAATCGATCGTGACGCAGTATGGCGTGCCGATTTCGTCCTGATAGAAATAGCGCTTGCCAATATTGCCGCGATCGTCCCAGTTGACCCCCATCTTCGCCGCCAGAAGCTTGAAAACGCCGCGCGCCTTGTCGACGATCTCCGGCTTGTTCCTGACGAGCGGGAAAACGGCGGCTTTGTACGGCGCGATCAAAGGATGGAACCTCATGACGACCCGATTATTTTCGCTGTCTTCCCAATACGCATCGCACATCGCCATCAGGAAAATCCGGTTGATCCCAACCGCCGGTTCGATCACGTGCGGAACGATCGTTCGCTTCGGGTCCATCGGATCACGATAGGATAAATCCTTACCGGAATGATCGATATGCTGCTGCAGGTCGTACGAGGTTCGATAGGCGATCCCCCAAAGCTCTTTAAAACCGAACGGGAATTCATATTCGAGGTCATACGTCTCCCTGCTGTAAAACGAACGTTCCTGGTCGGAATGCCGCCGCCAGCGGAGCTTCTCGGCACGAATCCCGATCCGCTCGTGAATAAACCTGAACATGGCGTCCTGCCAGCTCTTAAAAAGCGGCTCCCACTCCGTTTTCTCCGGATCGAAGAAGTATTCGATTTCCGCCTGTTCGAATTCGAGCGTTCGGAAAACGAACTGACCGGTCGTAATTTCGTTGCGGAAGCTTTTGCCGATATTGCCGACGCCGAAAGGAAGCTGGACCCGGGAGGAATTCAAAATATTGGCGAAGTTGGTGAAAATCCCCTGCGCCGTCTCGCCGCGCAGGTAAACCGGAAGCTTCTCTCCCTCGACGACGCCGATCGCCGTCTGAAACATGATATTAAACGCTTTCGGCGGGAAAACGTCGTTCCCGTCGGGCGTCTTAACCCCGTATTTTTCGATAAACGCGCCGATCTCGTCCAAATCCATCCCCTCGACGACGACCTCCCCGTCGATCGGATGCTTCTCCAGCCACGCCTCGATCAGGTGATCGGCGCGGTAACGCTTATGCGTGACCTTATCCTCGACCAGCGGATCGTTAAACGCGTTGACATGACCCGACGCGACCCAGGTTTCCGGATGAAGCAGGATTTGCGTATCCAGCCCAATCATGTCCTCCCGCGTCGTGATCATGTCATGCCACCACAGGTTGCGGATATTTCGCAGCAGCTCTGCGCCTAACGGACCGTAATCATACGAACTGGCTAACCCGCCGTAGATATCCGACGTAGCGTAGACGAAACCGCGGCGCTTCGATAACGCGGTAATTTTATCAAGCGATGCTCCGGATGGAACGCTCATACAAAACCCTCCCGCATGGAATAATTCCCGTTTTTTATTCTATCGATTCAAAATTTTATCATGCCGACCGAACGCGCCCTGAATTCGCCGCGCCGCAACCATGACAGGCATAGCCGCTTTCCTCCTCTGCTGGACGCGCCCCAGGCAGCGAACCGCGCACCCCGATTAATAACAAGCGGAGAACGCCGTTCCGCCTGACCGTAGAAGGCTGATATAATTTCCATGGAATTTTTGACTACTCTGACCCGTGATTTTTGGGAGGAAACGCATGATCTCCATCGCAAAACCGCTGATCGGCGAAGCCGAGAAAAAAGCCGTCGCCGAGGTCCTTGACTCAGGAATGATCGCCAACGGCGCGATCGTAACGCAGTTCGAAAATGAATTCGCCGCTTACCTTGGCGCGAAATACGCGGTCGCGACAACTTCCGGAACGACCGCGCTCGAAGTCGCGCTCCGTTCGCTCGGGATCGGGAACGGCGATAAAGTGCTGACAACCCCATTTTCATTTATCGCCTCGACAAACGCGATCCTTTACGCCGGCGCAGCGCCAGTTTTCGTCGATATTCTCCCCGACGCGTTTACGATCGATCCGGACGCCGTCGAAGCCGCGCTACGCGCCGATCCGACGATTAAAGCTCTCCTCATTGTCCACCTGTTCGGACAGGCCTGCGACATGGACCGGATCATGGCGCTCGTCGACCGCTACAAGCTGATCCTGATCGAAGACTGCGCGCAGGCTCACGGCGCGGCCTGGAACGGGAAGCCGGTCGGAACCTTTGGCGACGCCGGCTGCTTCAGCTTCTATCCGACGAAGAACATGACGACCGGCGAGGGCGGGATGGTCGTGACTAACCGTGAGGACCTCCGCGATACGGCGAAGCTGCTGATCAATCATGGAATGAAAATCCGCTATCATCACGACATCATCGGCTACAACTACCGGATGACCAATATCGCCGGCGCAATCGGCCTCTGCCAGCTGAAACGGCTCCCGGAATTCAACGCCAGACGCCGCGCCAACGCCGCAGAGCTCAACCGGCGCATCGCCAACCCGCGCGTCGTCGCCCCGTTCGTCGTTCCCGGCTCGGATCACTGCTTCCATCAGTATTCCGTCCTGATCGAGGACGGGCTCCGCGACGAATTTATCGCTTTCCTGAACGCGAATGAAGTCGGCTTCGGCGTCTTTTACCCGTTTACGATCCCGGAACAGCGCTGTTACGCGTCGTTCGGATTCCGTACCGACTACCCCGTCTCCGACCGGATCAAGACGCAAATCGTTTCGCTTCCGGTTCACCCAGGCCTGACCAGCGACGAAATCGCCGCTGTCGCCCGCGTCGTAAACGCGTTCGGCGCTTAAACGGCCCGGTTGAGGCGAAAGAAAAACGAGGCAGCTGCATGATAGACGAAAAGAAAGCCCCCTATATCGATCCCAGCGCGCATGTATCCGAGCGGGCTAAAATCGGCGCTGGAACGAAAATCTGGATCAACGCCCAGATTCGCGAAGACGCCGAAATCGGCGAAAACTGCGTCATTGGCAAAGACGTTTATATCGATCATGCCGTCAAAATCGGCAACGGCGTTAAAATCCAGAACGGCGTTTCCGTCTTCAACGGCGTCACGATTGAGGACGACG includes:
- a CDS encoding AraC family transcriptional regulator → MERTEILKRLKALISINGLIIGAAVGSGMTAKYTAMGGADFLLALSAGKYRMMGRSSYLSYFCYGNNNDIVMEMGTRELIPAIREVPILFGLFANDPEIHLYGYLKQIKDRGFSGIVNFPTMALIDGRFREALEEEDNTFSREAEAIQLAHLLDLFTIAFVTEEDEARQMLNAGADVICVHLGLTKGGFLGAKKYLSLEEARRLGQTIYQLCEELRPEVIRMIYAGPVNSPIDMQYFCRNTSCQGYIGGSTFDRIPVERAILETTRAFKASGTLKDHDSMTKLLNVEWNTGDYVEFVKKYIAQHYETKICLGELALVTHISPSYLSTRFKKETGCSFTEYLVRFRINKAKDLLRKTRLSFKEIAARVGYDDYAQFSKMFKKYAGVSPTAFSQAHINTRMNKLKT
- a CDS encoding glycine--tRNA ligase — protein: MSVPSGASLDKITALSKRRGFVYATSDIYGGLASSYDYGPLGAELLRNIRNLWWHDMITTREDMIGLDTQILLHPETWVASGHVNAFNDPLVEDKVTHKRYRADHLIEAWLEKHPIDGEVVVEGMDLDEIGAFIEKYGVKTPDGNDVFPPKAFNIMFQTAIGVVEGEKLPVYLRGETAQGIFTNFANILNSSRVQLPFGVGNIGKSFRNEITTGQFVFRTLEFEQAEIEYFFDPEKTEWEPLFKSWQDAMFRFIHERIGIRAEKLRWRRHSDQERSFYSRETYDLEYEFPFGFKELWGIAYRTSYDLQQHIDHSGKDLSYRDPMDPKRTIVPHVIEPAVGINRIFLMAMCDAYWEDSENNRVVMRFHPLIAPYKAAVFPLVRNKPEIVDKARGVFKLLAAKMGVNWDDRGNIGKRYFYQDEIGTPYCVTIDYQTLEDDTVTVRERDTMTQERVAISDLLPKLLKGIEEI